The following is a genomic window from Patagioenas fasciata isolate bPatFas1 chromosome 1, bPatFas1.hap1, whole genome shotgun sequence.
ACAGCCTAGAAACTCAATAATTTGGCTGGAGGCATCAGAGTTAAATATCTGAAGAACAGCTGGCAGACTGGTAAACACCACAGTATGACATAGCTTATTTTAACATAACTCAAAACCAcattatttacttttaaattagATTTGACTGTCAATAACTACATCAGTATTTCCATCAAACTACTGTTGTTACGGTGAAGGAAGACAGAGCTTTTTGAAATTTTTATTCTcctgttccatttttttttttaacacagaagGCATTACCACTTTGTCACAAGATAAAGCGGTGAGCAGAGACACACCTATGGTTCCAGGTAACCCAACTGCAGATCACATCAGCTTTACGCTGTCACCAGTATCCTCAATGCAATGTGACCTTCTTAGGAATGAAGTCTTATCACTGTGCCACGTTAAAAGCTGTTGCTGTCTCCTACCGCACACTCTCTGCACTGTGCAAAGTTTGGACACCTTCCAAGGAATACTTGTATATTCTGAACTTGTTGCACAACAGGTGGGAAAGCATTTAACCATTGTTTCAGTTTCCTCACCCTTCAGTTGATGCAGTACTAATTACACTAGACTCAAAAGCAGGTAGGTAAAGGTTTCTAAAAATTTTGGAAATCCTCAGACCAGCTACACGAGAAGAGTGGAAAGAATATTTGGCTGTTACAAGATTCGTTGAGTATTTCACCTCCTGTCACCTAGTCTTGTTTCTCACATACTTGACAGCAATCCCTCTTCCCAGGGACTAAATAAGATTCACATGTTCAGAAAAGAATCCCGATTGAACTGCCTATAAAAAACAGACTCAACATGGAATTAAGAGAAAAACCAACTAATTTCTCATCATTTTGGAAGCAAAGAATTACACAAAGGTAGCTCAACGCCTTCATGCTAAACTACTgaagtcctgggaagtcacagtGTAGACTTACAAGCATTTTTGCTGGCGTTGTCCATAGCCGTCATCCTAGCACTCTGCTCGCTGGTGGTGGATTCCTTCAGGGAATAGTACAGAATATTTGCTAGTGTGAATTCCTGGTAGTTTCTCAGCACGTCAGCATCAATATCATCATAGATGCTCAGGCTTTCTGTAAAATACAAAAGAGCAGACTTAGCAGAGGAATTTTCTCTATGCACTATGTGTACTTTCCTAAGAAAATTTTAAGTTGAAGAAAGATGAAGTATTTTATGTCTCTTCATTCAATTTAACACTAGGAAAGTCAGATTCTCACCAAGGCCAAATACATTATTAGTGTATTATGTTTAATCTTCCCAAACAATGCTGCAGAAACATTCAGGATATTTTTACTGAGTAGTGCAAACTCCCTGAACACCCAGGCTGTCAGGGGCTGAAAACTGGATTTGACAGTTTTGCATACGCTTATTTCTTGCTTGAGAGAGAATCATAAATCAAAATTAGTACAACAATCCTTTTTAATCTCTTTGCCCTACAACATCTTGACAGGTCACCCTTGGACTGCCAAAATAAAACAATCTATTAAACTTACGATATGTCCACCATAAGATGATATCTTAATACCATATTCCTGTGTTCAGAGTGTTTTTTCTGTGATTAATCACTGCACATAACTGGTGGTTTCTAGTTCACCACTTACCAGAACCAGCAACTGTTTCAAGAGAGAAAATGGGTTTTTCATCGGTCTTGTAGGAGATGACAGACCTGTATGAGCATAATAGGGTTAGTTGAACTGAAGAGCCAAAATTCAGTgtttaaaatcaaaacagaatAAACAACTTTTGGCCTTCCAATCCCACAAAGTTTTCTGATAATCCTGAGGAAGATATCTGAGGTCCTACGTGGAAATAAAGACGTACTCACTAAATACAACGGCACTCACTGCACAAAGAGCATTCCAAccacagctattaaaaaaaaaaaaaatcaccaaaaccaacatCTCTTCACACACAACAAAATGCACTCACTCCTCCAGAAATAAAGCAAATTGGGTCAGTTTTCATATTATTTCATTGGGTCAACATGCTCTTCGAAGCCTTTTTCCCAATATTTTTCTAGTGCAGTTTCAGTTTAATCTTACCTGAACCGATTGTAGATGACAGAGCCTTCGTCAAATTCATACCCAGAGTTTAACAGCTCCAAGGCAATGATTGAAGCGTCTCCAAAGCTTGGAGGTCTCCGTCCCACTTCTTTGAATGTCAGCAGGAAGTAGTTGCCATGTGTCCTGCAGTAACATCAAATCTGCGTTAGAACAAGTGGTTGCTCTAATGTACAACTACGTGGCACCAAGAGGCAACGAGTCCAGCAACTTACTAGCGTTCAGAACTAAGGGTTTTACTGAATTAGGGCCTGAGATaaatattgctttatttttcagctAAATTATTATGATAGTTTCGATAATAAACACACATTTGTAACAGCGCTAGTGTTGCCAGCTTTCAGACTTTTATTCTAAAAATATAGTAGTGCTGTGCAGCAATTTCATGAATGTCCAGATGATCAAAACCCCTTTTAGcacatttgcagattttttttaaagaacttgaGTTTAGCACAGTTTCATTAAATGCAATTGCCTGTGAATGGCAAACAGCTTTACAAGCAGTCTTGAAATTTTTGTTACAGAAAACAactaaaaccaccaaaccaaaccctTCCCCTCTTTACCTCTGAAGCAGACCTCTGATCTTGTCACCTACTCCGACCACCATAACTTCTTTCCCTGCATTCGTGAGGTTGGTAATCTCGTTCTTCATGGTTTTAGCAATAGACGTATGGATAGCACCACAAAGACCTCGGTCAGAGGACACACCAATAAGAAGGTGCTTCTTCTTGTCCTCGGGTGCCTTTATTTCTGCCTTCTCAtacagagctaaaaaaaaaaatcaaaacacaaaaccaaacaaacatacaaaaaaccaccccaaaaccaaaagaaaccaacacaaacaaacaaaaacacaaaaaagaagaaaagggtaAGTTCTTCAGGGGTGCCAGGAAGCAAACAGTTCATATCAAAACACCTTTGACTTATTCTAACTAAAATAATCCCTAAAGGGGTTCCAAACCACTGTGAGATTAATTTTATCTCCCTCAAAATTATGGCAAGTTCGCACATGACATGACCAGAGGTGACACACAATTCAAAACCAGCCACATCTCTGCATCGGCTATCACACAATCAGTGTTATTAATTAGTTAAGTTCACTGTGCAAGTCCACTGGCTCAGGAGCATGTGCAGCCCAAGAGTCCACAAGAAGGTGTGGCAGTGGCTGTAGCTGCTACAGAGACAGGACACAATTTAATTAACACACCAAAGCAGGCCGGAAATTCTGATTTATGGTACTTTTATGACTAACAAAAACAAGcacatgaagttaaaaaaaatatcagaaatcaTACTGAATTTCACACTAGAACTCTTAAGTCACTTTCCGTGAATCATTTACAAGGAATACTCAAGGTGACATTGGCCTTGAGATACAAATTCCTTTGGAAATAATCTAACAAAAGGTTAAAAAAGTCTAGGTATGTTATCACCACCATGAAAACCTTCCTCTTCTGATCCCACATCACGCAGCGCAAGAGTTTTCTCTCACCCAGTGCTCCTGTTCCGTAGACTCTCGCAGGCTTCAGCTCCCTCTCAGCTCTTGCGTATTTTGCTGCAGAAACCATCTTCATGGACTTGGTAATTTTTTGAATGTTCTTGATGGACTTCAAGCGCCTGGTAACTGCAAGGTTAATAGTTGAAGGTCATGGGCTGTACTGGGCATAACGATATCAAAAACTAGCAATAAATTGCTAGTAACAGGCATCCAAAAATATCTTGCCAAGTTcctcaatgaagaaaaaaataaacaacgcACAAACAAACCTCATAAAAGACATGCCCTCAGTATTTATAGTAAGAAAAGAGTAAGAGTAGTAAGCTTGAAAACCCAAATGCATCTTTACAATAGGGATGTCGTTTTTCCCAAACACAGCATTTATTCAATATTTAGCCCAACGTAAGGTCTATTTACTATTCTCTTTCCTTCCACTTCCACCTGTTTAACAAATAGATCATTTGACGTATATTGTCATCTTTTCCTAGATGACAAGGAgagtaaacagaaaaaaacaaccccagactAGAGAGACAGAATAAACTTCCTCTTCTGTTTAGACTGTAGCAAAAAGAGATTCATAAAAATAGTgatgtaaaaatgaaaacagaacaggTGTCCTATAGACAAGCACAATTCCAAGGCAATGTCTCTGTATAAGAACCTAAAAGGTATGGCTTAAAGAAGTTTTATTGA
Proteins encoded in this region:
- the ATP5F1C gene encoding ATP synthase subunit gamma, mitochondrial isoform X2, translated to MFTRGAAVALYQPQWGQVRNMATLKDITRRLKSIKNIQKITKSMKMVSAAKYARAERELKPARVYGTGALALYEKAEIKAPEDKKKHLLIGVSSDRGLCGAIHTSIAKTMKNEITNLTNAGKEVMVVGVGDKIRGLLQRTHGNYFLLTFKEVGRRPPSFGDASIIALELLNSGYEFDEGSVIYNRFRSVISYKTDEKPIFSLETVAGSESLSIYDDIDADVLRNYQEFTLANILYYSLKESTTSEQSARMTAMDNASKNASEMIDKLTLTFNRTRQAVITKELIEIISGAAAL
- the ATP5F1C gene encoding ATP synthase subunit gamma, mitochondrial isoform X1, producing the protein MFTRGAAVALYQPQWGQVRNMATLKDITRRLKSIKNIQKITKSMKMVSAAKYARAERELKPARVYGTGALALYEKAEIKAPEDKKKHLLIGVSSDRGLCGAIHTSIAKTMKNEITNLTNAGKEVMVVGVGDKIRGLLQRTHGNYFLLTFKEVGRRPPSFGDASIIALELLNSGYEFDEGSVIYNRFRSVISYKTDEKPIFSLETVAGSESLSIYDDIDADVLRNYQEFTLANILYYSLKESTTSEQSARMTAMDNASKNASEMIDKLTLTFNRTRQAVITKELIEIISGAAALD